A single window of Collinsella aerofaciens DNA harbors:
- a CDS encoding amidohydrolase family protein, with amino-acid sequence MSDRLTVLTSKSVFTGTGDLPFEGFVAVRGNRIEAVGAKCEAASYLTQADEVVDLGDRTIMPGLIDVHTFYTGWALRTLGSDLSGIADAKEAVSLLRAWKEDHSDCAAAFGHNLPETLASDAENANTAAVLDDCFGDIPVVCFTPGAETCVLNAAASARYGFTPQACYSEKIWRMMSDFLALPEVRAGYSDYMSMLNERGVTAIKEMAFDDYYGFADEMARREESGELTVRVSMMSQPVGAGANLAYAREARERFRGSFVRFSGFNRMTDRGVWAGLAEMIDPYEDSADAGAAGKTVVEEPEWDLIENELRAIDADGFRYSLHCQGDGAVRRTVALYASLPRDEHGRMLRRHAITDLENSDPTDLVEFGKLGGICEVYPQILTLDRREDCLSMMRRQIGETRLLHSWNRRGMVDSGCTVCCGTDLPLLIPSLGESIYSACGGYFDDGLPVNEVNTLTLVELLCAWTAGGAYDLMREDELGTLEVGKLADICVLDRDVFDLDYRDARDLAVDMTMSDGQIVFDRNKEA; translated from the coding sequence ATGTCTGATCGTTTGACGGTACTGACGTCTAAGAGCGTCTTTACCGGTACGGGGGACCTGCCGTTTGAAGGTTTCGTAGCGGTCCGTGGCAATCGAATTGAGGCGGTTGGCGCCAAGTGCGAGGCGGCTTCGTATTTGACCCAGGCGGACGAGGTAGTTGACCTGGGCGACCGCACCATCATGCCTGGCCTGATCGATGTGCATACCTTCTATACAGGTTGGGCGCTGCGGACGTTGGGGTCTGATCTGTCCGGCATCGCCGATGCCAAAGAGGCCGTGTCGCTCTTGCGTGCATGGAAAGAAGATCATTCGGATTGCGCGGCGGCTTTTGGCCACAACCTGCCCGAAACGTTGGCATCGGATGCCGAGAACGCAAATACGGCAGCTGTGCTTGACGATTGTTTTGGCGACATCCCCGTCGTCTGCTTTACACCGGGAGCGGAGACCTGCGTTCTCAACGCTGCCGCCAGTGCGCGATACGGTTTTACGCCCCAGGCGTGCTATTCCGAGAAGATCTGGCGCATGATGAGCGATTTCCTCGCGCTGCCCGAGGTGCGTGCCGGGTATTCGGACTACATGAGCATGCTTAACGAGCGCGGCGTTACCGCCATCAAGGAGATGGCGTTTGATGACTACTACGGCTTTGCCGACGAAATGGCTCGCCGTGAGGAATCTGGTGAGCTGACGGTTCGCGTCTCTATGATGTCGCAGCCGGTGGGCGCCGGTGCAAATCTGGCTTATGCCCGCGAGGCACGAGAGCGCTTCCGGGGATCGTTCGTTCGTTTTTCTGGCTTCAACCGTATGACCGATCGCGGCGTATGGGCGGGGCTTGCCGAGATGATTGACCCCTATGAGGACTCGGCCGATGCGGGCGCTGCCGGCAAGACGGTCGTCGAGGAGCCAGAGTGGGATCTGATTGAGAACGAGCTGCGTGCAATTGATGCTGACGGCTTCCGATATTCCTTGCATTGCCAGGGCGATGGCGCCGTTCGTCGCACCGTGGCGCTCTATGCCTCGCTGCCTCGAGACGAGCATGGACGGATGCTTCGTCGCCATGCGATTACCGATCTCGAGAACTCTGACCCGACCGATCTTGTCGAGTTTGGCAAGTTGGGTGGAATTTGCGAGGTCTATCCGCAGATTCTGACGCTGGACCGGCGCGAGGATTGCCTGTCGATGATGCGTCGACAAATTGGCGAGACGCGACTTTTGCACAGCTGGAATCGCCGCGGCATGGTAGATTCCGGATGCACAGTGTGCTGTGGCACGGATTTGCCGCTGCTGATTCCGAGCTTGGGCGAGTCAATCTACAGTGCGTGCGGCGGATACTTCGACGACGGACTGCCCGTGAATGAGGTCAACACGCTGACGCTTGTCGAGCTCTTGTGCGCTTGGACTGCCGGGGGCGCGTACGACCTGATGCGCGAAGACGAGCTGGGTACGCTTGAGGTTGGCAAGCTTGCCGATATCTGCGTGCTCGATCGGGATGTGTTCGACCTCGATTATCGCGACGCACGTGATCTTGCGGTTGACATGACGATGTCGGACGGACAAATCGTGTTCGATCGAAATAAGGAGGCGTAA
- a CDS encoding YfcC family protein, translated as MSDTKAKKTNRRFKFKLPHVYTIMFLLIVVFAVLTWIVPSGQYQRKTISTAAGEREVAVAGTYEQVDKNYTDSETGETINLGQDIFAVLQAPTKGIQEAADVVAFVLLIGGSFAIITKTNALNAGMSRVIKKLKNKDILIIPITMTLLSICGTTFGMSEEALPFYAIFIPIMMGIGYDSMTAFIICFLGPNLGYCASTIDPFNVLIAQGIIGIEGNPQLWLRAVSWVIFTAVGIAWAMRYAMRVKKNPESSIVYEDDKLKRIEFSVTDASIEEEFTIRQKLVLIDFACGMGIIVWGLVTQGWYMNEISAVFLGMGLLAGILGGLDQQTIAEEFVKGLADFAYAAIVIGIARGILVIAEGGMIIDTILQALATALAGAPAAVYTTFMYIVLGLLSLLVPSSSGLAALTMPVMGPLTELMGLNPEAAVTALQFANQTINTISPVAGMTVAGLAVARISFGQWWKTIWKFFIFMVVFGLIVTAISGMLPV; from the coding sequence ATGTCAGATACGAAGGCGAAGAAGACAAACAGACGTTTTAAGTTCAAATTACCGCATGTCTATACGATCATGTTCTTGCTGATCGTTGTCTTTGCGGTCCTGACTTGGATCGTTCCCTCTGGTCAGTATCAGCGCAAGACGATTTCGACAGCGGCGGGCGAGCGTGAAGTCGCCGTTGCTGGAACCTATGAACAGGTCGATAAGAACTACACCGATTCCGAGACCGGCGAGACCATCAATCTGGGCCAGGATATCTTCGCGGTTCTGCAAGCGCCCACCAAGGGCATCCAGGAGGCTGCCGACGTCGTTGCGTTCGTCTTATTGATTGGCGGATCGTTCGCGATCATCACCAAGACCAACGCTTTGAATGCCGGCATGAGCCGTGTGATTAAAAAGCTCAAGAACAAGGACATCCTCATCATTCCCATCACGATGACATTGCTGTCCATTTGCGGCACTACGTTTGGCATGTCTGAGGAAGCCCTGCCGTTCTATGCCATCTTCATTCCCATCATGATGGGTATCGGTTATGACTCGATGACGGCATTCATCATCTGCTTCCTTGGTCCTAACCTGGGATATTGTGCTTCGACCATCGACCCGTTTAATGTTTTGATCGCCCAAGGCATCATTGGCATCGAGGGTAATCCGCAACTGTGGCTGCGCGCCGTTTCTTGGGTTATCTTCACTGCCGTCGGTATCGCATGGGCCATGCGCTACGCCATGCGCGTCAAGAAAAACCCCGAGTCGTCCATTGTGTACGAGGACGATAAGCTCAAGCGTATTGAGTTTTCCGTGACCGATGCCTCCATCGAGGAAGAGTTCACTATCCGTCAGAAGCTCGTGCTTATCGATTTTGCTTGCGGTATGGGCATTATCGTCTGGGGTCTTGTTACCCAGGGCTGGTACATGAATGAGATTTCCGCCGTGTTCCTTGGCATGGGCTTGCTTGCCGGTATCCTGGGCGGTCTTGACCAGCAGACAATCGCAGAGGAGTTCGTTAAGGGTCTCGCCGACTTTGCGTACGCTGCCATCGTTATCGGTATCGCTCGCGGTATTCTGGTCATCGCCGAGGGCGGCATGATCATCGACACCATCCTCCAGGCGCTCGCTACCGCGCTCGCCGGTGCACCCGCCGCCGTCTACACCACGTTTATGTATATCGTCCTTGGCCTGCTCTCTTTGCTGGTTCCCTCGAGTTCTGGCCTGGCGGCGCTCACCATGCCCGTTATGGGCCCCCTGACCGAGCTCATGGGCCTCAATCCCGAGGCAGCCGTCACCGCGCTCCAGTTTGCCAACCAGACCATCAACACCATCAGCCCCGTGGCGGGCATGACGGTCGCTGGCCTTGCCGTGGCTAGGATTTCGTTTGGCCAATGGTGGAAGACCATTTGGAAGTTCTTCATTTTCATGGTCGTCTTTGGCCTGATCGTAACGGCAATCTCTGGCATGCTTCCGGTGTAG
- a CDS encoding GntR family transcriptional regulator, protein MPPTEGPTDGKAAIPLYQQVIDIIKNEINSGAYKAGARIPNEFELAESYKVGRVTVRRAIEELVQQGYLTKRQGKGTFVNAPKLKRKIRQKDDVQSFSDACRVNGMEPGACVISRKILPADSTEAQFFGVPVGTDLICVERVRTADGVPVMLENNIYVYEDNAYLSTAPLSNQSIFEFVRNRTGRTPAFTDPCTLEIACASPEVARLLAVPVGEPLFYMEAFFFDEQRRPFIIGRQRIVGSRYVFDI, encoded by the coding sequence ATGCCACCGACTGAAGGGCCAACTGACGGTAAAGCAGCGATACCGCTGTACCAACAGGTTATTGATATCATCAAAAACGAAATCAACTCCGGCGCCTACAAGGCGGGCGCGCGGATACCCAACGAATTCGAATTGGCTGAGAGCTATAAAGTTGGCCGCGTTACCGTGCGACGCGCTATTGAGGAGCTCGTCCAGCAGGGCTATCTAACGAAGCGGCAGGGGAAAGGCACGTTTGTCAATGCCCCCAAGCTTAAGCGCAAGATTCGCCAGAAGGATGACGTCCAGAGTTTTTCGGACGCATGTCGCGTTAACGGAATGGAACCGGGGGCGTGTGTCATTTCGAGAAAGATACTGCCGGCGGATTCCACCGAAGCACAGTTCTTTGGTGTTCCCGTTGGAACTGACTTGATTTGCGTTGAGCGCGTGCGCACTGCCGATGGCGTCCCTGTCATGCTCGAGAACAACATATATGTTTACGAGGACAACGCCTATCTATCAACGGCACCTCTATCTAACCAATCCATTTTTGAGTTCGTGCGCAACCGGACGGGCCGCACGCCCGCGTTTACCGACCCGTGCACGCTCGAGATCGCGTGCGCGTCGCCCGAGGTCGCTCGACTGTTGGCAGTTCCCGTTGGCGAGCCCTTGTTTTATATGGAAGCCTTCTTTTTCGATGAGCAGCGGCGGCCGTTTATCATCGGTCGTCAGCGGATCGTTGGGTCTCGCTACGTTTTTGACATCTAG
- a CDS encoding HAD family phosphatase translates to MSAFPFDAVIFDMDGVIVDTEYYYLGETAAFAKELGLNLTQEELNGQVGTSHQFFLHMLVDWFERAGKGHFTGDEALARWDEWAHKRPRDYQALINPGAVDTIRELPRRGVRVALASSSPMVSIEEVLNACGLSDAFEYVVSGEQFKESKPEPDIYLHALDLLGLPANRCCCVEDSVPGITAGKRAGLTVIAKREERFGFSQDAADKIIDQLPELLTLS, encoded by the coding sequence GTGTCCGCATTTCCGTTCGACGCCGTTATCTTTGACATGGATGGCGTCATCGTCGATACCGAGTATTACTACCTGGGCGAGACTGCCGCGTTTGCCAAGGAGCTTGGGCTTAATCTGACTCAAGAGGAGTTGAATGGGCAGGTCGGTACCTCGCATCAGTTCTTCCTGCATATGCTGGTCGATTGGTTTGAGCGCGCCGGTAAGGGGCATTTCACTGGCGATGAAGCGTTGGCCCGTTGGGACGAATGGGCTCATAAGCGTCCGCGCGACTATCAGGCTTTGATTAACCCAGGCGCCGTGGATACGATTCGAGAGCTGCCGCGCCGTGGCGTTCGCGTGGCGCTTGCCAGCTCGTCTCCCATGGTTAGCATCGAGGAAGTGCTCAACGCATGCGGGCTGTCGGATGCCTTTGAGTATGTGGTGAGCGGCGAGCAGTTTAAGGAGAGCAAGCCCGAGCCCGACATCTACCTGCATGCGCTGGACCTGCTGGGGCTGCCCGCGAATCGCTGCTGCTGCGTCGAGGATTCGGTGCCTGGCATCACTGCCGGCAAGCGAGCCGGCCTGACAGTCATTGCCAAGCGCGAGGAGCGCTTTGGCTTTAGCCAGGATGCCGCGGACAAGATTATCGACCAGCTGCCGGAGCTGCTCACGCTTTCTTAG
- a CDS encoding Cof-type HAD-IIB family hydrolase has protein sequence MAIKAIAMDIDGTLTNDQKVISPRTREKLLAAQESGIKLILASGRPAWGLHALAQELDLQNHDGLLVAFNGAHVVDAQTDEVLFDQAMPADELHRLIDHLQNYDVIPMISLGRDLHVEDSYHCMITLPDGSQKNIVKYERDACDLKIREVESLHEVVDTYPVDKLLTAGDPAYLQAHYEEMYAPFKQTLSGMFTADWYFEYTAPGIDKARALEGALPKLGIDASEVVSFGDGQNDKSMIEWAGTGVAMGNAVDEVKAVAQMVTANNNEDGIAVALDKLLG, from the coding sequence ATGGCAATCAAAGCCATCGCGATGGATATCGACGGTACGCTCACCAACGACCAAAAGGTCATCAGCCCGCGCACGCGCGAAAAGCTGCTCGCGGCACAGGAGTCGGGCATTAAGCTCATTTTGGCTTCGGGCCGTCCCGCATGGGGACTACATGCTCTGGCGCAGGAGCTCGACCTTCAAAACCATGACGGTCTGCTAGTCGCTTTCAATGGCGCGCATGTGGTCGACGCTCAGACCGATGAGGTTCTTTTTGACCAGGCCATGCCGGCTGACGAGCTGCACCGTCTGATTGATCATCTGCAAAACTATGATGTGATCCCCATGATCTCGCTCGGTCGCGACTTGCATGTCGAGGACTCGTACCACTGCATGATTACGCTGCCGGATGGCTCGCAGAAAAACATCGTCAAATACGAGCGCGATGCCTGCGACCTTAAGATCCGCGAGGTCGAGAGCTTGCATGAGGTCGTGGACACTTATCCCGTAGACAAGCTGCTGACGGCAGGCGACCCGGCCTACCTGCAGGCGCATTACGAGGAGATGTATGCGCCCTTTAAGCAGACGCTTTCGGGCATGTTTACGGCTGACTGGTACTTTGAGTACACGGCGCCCGGTATCGACAAGGCTCGTGCGCTCGAGGGAGCCCTGCCCAAGCTCGGCATCGATGCCAGTGAGGTTGTATCGTTTGGCGACGGCCAGAACGACAAGTCCATGATTGAGTGGGCCGGCACCGGTGTTGCCATGGGTAACGCCGTCGATGAGGTTAAGGCTGTGGCTCAGATGGTGACCGCCAATAACAACGAAGATGGTATTGCGGTGGCGCTGGATAAGCTGCTGGGTTAG
- the deoC gene encoding deoxyribose-phosphate aldolase yields the protein MTLAKPINKYIDYIDAPEDTFEQYVEKALKYNFRCVFANLQEYETGRAMLEGSDIILAGAIDFPQGTMTLEEKLARFEEYAACGFTEIDYVLNQGSIENRDFDAIEREMTTIADFCRAHGITDKVIVEMCKLDGDDAAKRRVCEIALEAKPGFLKTSTGRSFGGAKLEDVRLMHEVLGDAVAIKAAGGIHNYEEACAFIEAGASALGASAGIAIVDGAPTDERR from the coding sequence ATGACGCTTGCCAAACCCATCAATAAATACATCGACTATATCGATGCCCCCGAGGACACGTTTGAGCAGTATGTCGAGAAGGCGTTAAAGTACAACTTTCGCTGCGTATTTGCGAACCTTCAGGAGTACGAGACGGGCCGCGCCATGCTCGAGGGCTCTGACATCATCCTTGCCGGCGCCATCGACTTTCCCCAGGGCACTATGACGCTTGAGGAGAAGCTTGCGAGGTTTGAGGAATACGCTGCGTGTGGCTTTACCGAGATTGACTACGTTTTGAATCAGGGGTCGATCGAGAACCGCGATTTTGATGCCATCGAGCGCGAGATGACTACCATTGCTGATTTTTGTCGCGCGCATGGCATCACTGACAAGGTAATCGTCGAGATGTGCAAGCTGGACGGCGACGACGCCGCCAAGCGCCGTGTATGCGAGATCGCGCTGGAGGCTAAGCCGGGATTCCTTAAGACATCGACTGGCAGAAGCTTTGGCGGTGCTAAGCTCGAGGACGTGCGGCTGATGCACGAGGTGCTCGGCGATGCCGTGGCAATCAAGGCGGCGGGCGGTATCCATAATTACGAAGAGGCTTGCGCGTTCATCGAGGCCGGCGCCAGCGCGTTGGGTGCCTCGGCGGGCATCGCGATCGTCGACGGCGCACCGACGGATGAGCGTCGCTAG
- a CDS encoding ATP-dependent Clp protease proteolytic subunit — protein MDTNHSPIISPLTMRESARGITLTSIYDEMLARRELSVMGNIETPMAHDLCQQIRLLDATDPSRPITIFVASAGGSVRSGLAIYDAMRLASCPIRTVCLEFAASMGAVIFMGGDDRRMAPHAELMIHDPLIPQGAGGSALALQETSRRLMQTRKTLTQILSDRSGLTPKRIQSLTAKDTYLSAERAVELGFAHEILSTTKEVAHV, from the coding sequence ATGGACACCAATCATTCCCCCATCATCAGCCCCCTCACCATGCGTGAATCCGCCCGAGGTATCACGCTCACCAGCATTTACGATGAGATGCTCGCCCGTCGCGAGCTCTCCGTCATGGGAAACATCGAAACCCCGATGGCCCACGACCTATGCCAGCAGATCCGCCTGCTCGATGCCACCGACCCCAGCCGTCCCATCACCATATTTGTCGCCAGCGCCGGCGGAAGCGTGCGATCGGGTCTTGCGATCTATGACGCCATGCGCCTCGCATCGTGCCCCATCCGCACCGTCTGCCTGGAATTCGCCGCGTCCATGGGCGCTGTGATCTTTATGGGCGGCGACGATCGCCGTATGGCGCCCCATGCAGAGCTCATGATTCACGACCCACTGATCCCCCAGGGGGCAGGCGGCTCGGCACTTGCGCTGCAGGAAACCAGCCGGCGTCTCATGCAGACCCGCAAGACCCTCACGCAAATCCTCTCGGACCGCAGCGGCCTCACGCCCAAGCGCATCCAGTCCCTCACTGCAAAAGACACCTACCTTTCGGCCGAGCGCGCCGTCGAGCTCGGCTTTGCCCACGAAATCCTCTCGACCACCAAGGAGGTCGCCCATGTCTAA
- a CDS encoding type IV secretory system conjugative DNA transfer family protein gives MSNLASRLAASESASSTILAKDRTLSCDTRQTGLNNNALVIGPSGAGKTRNVLKPNLLQMNASYIVLDTKGTLCREVGPVLAAHGYRVQCLNFADLNTVPAFALGIERCGYNPLRHIRRKADGRPNQQDILSVAKAICPIEDNNQPFWDHAAANLLSCLIAYVTEQLPADEQTISSVIKLIEHLQDGATARLFDDLITTDPQSYALSLWRRYAITQNAERMHASIVGILAEKVMCLGFDGAAQLYRECHQVDFASMGHTPCALFVTVSDIDRNLDPLTGLFITQAFMGLIREADRQPDGSLPVPVRFMLDDFANLQIPQIDNVLSIIRSRNIWATLLLQSTNQLDALYGEARARSIMGNCDTHLVLAFQDPESARVFSDRADALPSTLMATPIDRSWLFVRGRTPEQVERFRLEDHPLYGELPEAQRGHAEAEI, from the coding sequence ATGTCTAACCTCGCCAGCCGCCTCGCCGCATCTGAGTCCGCATCGTCCACCATCCTCGCCAAGGATCGAACGCTTTCCTGCGACACCCGCCAAACGGGACTCAACAACAACGCACTTGTGATCGGCCCCTCGGGAGCCGGCAAGACCCGAAACGTCCTCAAGCCCAACCTGCTGCAAATGAACGCAAGCTACATCGTGCTCGACACCAAAGGCACGCTCTGTCGCGAAGTGGGACCCGTGCTGGCAGCCCACGGCTACCGCGTGCAATGCCTCAACTTCGCCGACCTCAACACCGTCCCGGCCTTTGCGCTCGGCATCGAGCGCTGCGGCTACAACCCCCTGAGGCACATTCGCCGCAAGGCGGACGGCAGGCCCAACCAGCAGGACATCCTCTCGGTGGCAAAGGCCATCTGCCCCATCGAGGACAACAACCAGCCTTTTTGGGATCATGCGGCGGCAAACCTGCTGTCGTGTCTTATTGCCTACGTCACCGAACAGCTACCCGCCGACGAGCAGACGATCAGCTCGGTCATCAAGCTGATCGAGCACCTGCAGGACGGTGCCACGGCCCGATTGTTTGACGATCTGATCACGACCGACCCTCAAAGCTATGCCCTCTCGCTATGGCGGCGCTACGCCATTACGCAAAATGCCGAGCGCATGCACGCGAGCATCGTCGGCATCCTTGCCGAAAAGGTCATGTGTCTGGGATTCGACGGTGCGGCACAGCTCTATCGTGAGTGCCATCAGGTGGACTTCGCTTCCATGGGACACACCCCCTGCGCCCTGTTTGTAACCGTGAGCGATATTGACCGCAATCTCGATCCGCTGACCGGCCTCTTTATTACGCAGGCGTTTATGGGCCTCATTCGTGAGGCCGATAGGCAGCCCGACGGCAGCCTGCCCGTGCCCGTGCGCTTTATGCTCGATGACTTCGCAAATCTGCAGATCCCCCAGATCGACAACGTGCTCTCGATTATCCGAAGCCGCAACATCTGGGCAACGCTGCTGCTGCAGTCGACCAACCAGCTCGATGCGCTCTATGGCGAGGCACGCGCACGCTCCATCATGGGCAACTGCGACACGCATCTGGTGCTGGCGTTCCAGGATCCCGAGAGTGCCCGGGTGTTTTCCGACCGCGCCGACGCGCTGCCCAGCACGCTCATGGCGACGCCGATTGATCGCTCGTGGCTCTTTGTACGCGGTCGCACTCCCGAACAGGTCGAGCGCTTTAGGCTCGAAGACCATCCGCTCTACGGGGAGCTGCCCGAGGCGCAGCGAGGCCATGCGGAGGCCGAGATCTAG